One genomic window of Bactrocera dorsalis isolate Fly_Bdor chromosome 4, ASM2337382v1, whole genome shotgun sequence includes the following:
- the LOC125778353 gene encoding uncharacterized oxidoreductase TM_0325-like, translating into MSLANKVVIVTGASSGIGAAAALAFAQQGSKVVLTGRNEANLKATEASCKAANSKAELLSIVADVTVDAERIINSTIEKFGQLDVLVNNAGVDANGSILEIDVEQFDRIFDTNVRAVFLLTKYAAPHLVKTQGNIVNISSVAGLRSLASKSVYCTSKAALDQFTRCIALDLAPMNVRVNAINPGVVVTDIHKRLGMSEEQYAKFLEHCKTTHPIGRVGDAREVADAIIFLASDSSSFITGANLSVDGGRRLLCPR; encoded by the coding sequence ATGAGTTTAGCTAATAAAGTTGTGATTGTAACCGGAGCAAGTTCCGGTATCGGTGCTGCCGCAGCGCTGGCTTTTGCCCAGCAGGGTTCCAAAGTAGTGCTCACAGGACGAAATGAAGCAAATCTGAAGGCTACTGAAGCGAGCTGTAAGGCTGCCAACAGCAAAGCCGAGCTGCTCTCCATCGTTGCTGATGTCACAGTTGATGCGGAGCGCATTATAAACTCAACAATTGAAAAATTCGGTCAGTTGGATGTGTTGGTGAATAATGCCGGTGTGGATGCAAACGGTTCAATACTAGAAATTGATGTCGAACAATTTGATAGAATTTTTGATACAAATGTGCGTGCGGTCTTCCTTTTAACGAAATATGCCGCACCACATCTCGTGAAGACCCAAGGAAATATCGTGAATATTTCCAGTGTCGCAGGATTGCGTTCACTTGCAAGTAAATCAGTCTATTGCACCTCCAAAGCGGCACTGGATCAATTCACCCGATGTATCGCCTTGGACTTGGCACCGATGAATGTGCGTGTTAACGCTATCAATCCCGGTGTAGTCGTTACAGATATTCATAAGCGTTTGGGCATGTCGGAGGAGCAATATGCTAAATTTTTGGAGCATTGTAAGACTACACATCCAATCGGTCGTGTCGGCGATGCAAGGGAAGTGGCCGATGCCATTATTTTCTTAGCCAGTGACAGTTCGAGCTTCATAACGGGCGCAAATCTGTCGGTCGACGGTGGTAGACGATTACTGTGTCCGCGTTga